The Chloroflexota bacterium DNA segment AATCCGTACCTGGATCCCGACATGGAGATCGCGTTCAAGATTTTGCAGGATCACGGGTTCGCGCCCGAGTGGATAGAGGCAGACAAGGACGTGCGCGCTCGCGTCGGGCGGTGGCGGGACCGCCTTGTCCGCGAGTGGGAGTCCTATCGCCGTGCCGTGGCGCTCTGCGAGCAGAGGCCGGAGCCGTGGCGCGGCGTGCGCCGACAGCAGGCCGAGGCCGCGTGGCAGAAACGCTGGTCGGCGCTCCAGCGCGAACTGGCCGAGTTGAACCGCGACATAGACATCCTGAACCTGAAGATACCCCTTGCCTGGCTCCACCGCCCGCGGCTGGACGCCGAGCGGGAGTTGGACAAGGTGCGCATGGGAGAGCGTCGTGAACCCGAAGGATGAAGCCCCCGCCCCCGAAGAAGACGTCCTGCACAGCGGCATCCGCCGGATTGTCCTGTCGCGCGAGACCATCCCGCGCACGCCCCGCTGGACCCGCGCCTTCCGCCGAACGCTGCTGCGCCTGGCGCGCACCATCCGCGAAGCCGAGGCCCCCAGCCCATCCGACGCCAACGCCGGAATCCCACCTACGGAGGAACGCCACGATGACCGATCCTGAAGCCCTGCACCGCCGCTCCATCGTGATAGACGCCCATTGCGATACGGCGCTGCTGGCCGCCGAAGGCACGTACAACCTGGCGGACCGGCACGAGTCGCACCACCTGGATTTTCCGCGGATGCGCGAAGGCGGCATAACGGCGCAGATATTCGCCGTGTTCGTGGAGGCGCGGTACCTTCCCGCCCAAGCCACCCGCCGCGCCCTCCAGGTCATAGACGCCATGTACCGCCAACTGGAGGCCGCCGGGAGCAGCGCGCGCCTGGTTACCCACGCCGCCGACATTGAGGCCGCCAAGGCCGATGGCGCGCTGGGGGTCATCCTGGGGCTGGAAGGCGCCGAGGCGCTGGAAGGCGACCTGGGCGTGCTGCGGATGTTCCACCGCCTGGGCGTGCGCAACATCGGGCTGACCTGGAACTTCCGCAACCAGGCCGCCGACGGCGTAGGCGAGGAGCGCACCGGCGGCGGCCTCACCACCTTCGGCGTGGCGCTGGTGGAGGAGATGAACCGCCTGGGCATCTTGGTGGACATCGCCCATCTGTCGCCCGCCGGCGTGGAGGACGTGCTCAAGGTGAGCCAGGCTCCCGTGATCGCGTCGCACGCCAATGCCCGCGCCGTGTGCGATCACCGCCGCAATTTGACCGACGCGCAACTGGAAAAGATCGCCCGCAACGGCGGCGTGGTAGGCGTAACGTTCGTGCCCGCCTTTGTGGATGGGCGCGACGGCCAGGCCACCCTCGCGCGGGTGCTGGATCACATAGACCACATGGTGCGCGTGATGGGCGACGAGCATGTGGGCCTGGGGTCGGACTTTGACGGGTTCTTCGGCGACGAGAAGACCGTCGGCCTGGAGGAAGTTTCGCGGATGCCGGCCATCACTGCCGGCCTGCTGGAGCGGGGCTACTCGGAAGCCTCGGTGCAGAAGATTCTCGGCGGCAATTTCCTGCGCGTGTTCCGCCAGGTGGTGGGCTAGGCCATGAAACTCCTGATGTTCCAGGCCAAGCGCTTCTGGTTTCGCTCGTTCTCCAAGACGCTGGATTTCGTAGAAGACCAGGAGGTGGAGCAGGAGGTGCTGGACGCCGCCGTCATCTTCATCCACGCCGAAGCGGGCGACGAAGCGCAAGGCCCCTCTCTCCTGACCAAGGCGCTGAAGAACATCAAGTGGATTGCCAACAAGCGGGGGCTGAAGAACATCGTGCTCCATTCCTTCACCCACCTGGCCGAGACCACAGCGCCCGCCGAGTACGCCCAGGGCGCGCTGGAGACGCTTGCGGCGCGCCTGCGCGACGCGGGGTACTCGGTCGCGGTAACGCCATTCGGCTACTTCTGCGAGTGGGACTTGTCGGTGTACGGTGAGTCGCTGGCGAAGGTGTACAAGGCGCTGTAAGGGCCTCGGGTGTTCCTGCGTGCGACGCGGCCCACTCCCACGCCCACTGGGGGCTTACTGCGCCCCCTCGCATGACGGGCACTCAAATTTCTTTCTTGCAGACTTGACAAGAATCAAAACCGTGGTATAA contains these protein-coding regions:
- a CDS encoding membrane dipeptidase, coding for MTDPEALHRRSIVIDAHCDTALLAAEGTYNLADRHESHHLDFPRMREGGITAQIFAVFVEARYLPAQATRRALQVIDAMYRQLEAAGSSARLVTHAADIEAAKADGALGVILGLEGAEALEGDLGVLRMFHRLGVRNIGLTWNFRNQAADGVGEERTGGGLTTFGVALVEEMNRLGILVDIAHLSPAGVEDVLKVSQAPVIASHANARAVCDHRRNLTDAQLEKIARNGGVVGVTFVPAFVDGRDGQATLARVLDHIDHMVRVMGDEHVGLGSDFDGFFGDEKTVGLEEVSRMPAITAGLLERGYSEASVQKILGGNFLRVFRQVVG
- a CDS encoding DUF1992 domain-containing protein; this translates as MGKEPLPEIDWSALIEEQIQEAMRKGAFDNLPGAGKPVHLPRNPYLDPDMEIAFKILQDHGFAPEWIEADKDVRARVGRWRDRLVREWESYRRAVALCEQRPEPWRGVRRQQAEAAWQKRWSALQRELAELNRDIDILNLKIPLAWLHRPRLDAERELDKVRMGERREPEG